One Kribbella sp. NBC_00662 genomic region harbors:
- a CDS encoding sugar phosphate nucleotidyltransferase, whose protein sequence is MKVVIFCGGFGLRMRSGVDSAPKPMMTIGDRPVLWHVMRYYAHFGHTEFILCLGFGGSAVKEYFLRYEETVSNDFVMTKGGQRIELLDSDISEWKITFVDTGIDTSIGERLRRVRPYLEDDDAFLANYGDVLTDAPMDKIVDHVMTSDITASLLAVPPQASFHVVEFDTDSRVTGLRSAADLNAWINGGYFVIKKDIFDVLHEDEDLVGDAFPRLAAMRKLEAIPHHGFWAPMDTLKERSQLEELYRSGKKPWALWSHESRQQNGKVVDRADHLPASDGPVVVAI, encoded by the coding sequence ATGAAGGTCGTGATCTTCTGCGGGGGATTCGGACTGCGGATGCGCAGCGGCGTCGACTCCGCACCGAAACCGATGATGACGATCGGCGACCGGCCGGTCCTGTGGCACGTGATGCGGTACTACGCGCATTTCGGCCACACCGAGTTCATCCTGTGCCTGGGCTTCGGGGGGTCCGCGGTCAAGGAGTATTTCCTGCGCTACGAGGAAACGGTCTCCAACGACTTCGTGATGACGAAGGGCGGGCAGCGTATCGAGCTGCTCGACTCCGACATCAGTGAATGGAAGATCACCTTCGTCGATACCGGGATCGACACCAGCATCGGTGAGCGGCTGCGCCGGGTGCGGCCGTACCTGGAGGACGATGACGCGTTCCTGGCCAACTACGGCGACGTGCTGACAGACGCCCCGATGGACAAGATCGTCGATCATGTGATGACCAGTGACATCACCGCCAGCCTGCTCGCGGTGCCGCCGCAGGCGTCCTTCCACGTGGTGGAGTTCGACACCGACTCCCGGGTCACCGGGCTGCGTTCGGCCGCCGACCTGAACGCCTGGATCAACGGCGGCTACTTCGTGATCAAGAAGGACATCTTCGACGTCCTGCACGAGGACGAGGATCTGGTCGGCGACGCGTTCCCGCGGCTGGCTGCGATGCGCAAGCTGGAGGCAATCCCACACCACGGGTTCTGGGCGCCGATGGACACGTTGAAGGAGCGCAGCCAGCTCGAGGAACTGTACCGGTCCGGCAAGAAGCCATGGGCGCTGTGGAGCCACGAGAGCCGGCAGCAGAACGGCAAGGTCGTCGACAGGGCTGACCACCTGCCGGCGTCCGACGGACCCGTTGTGGTGGCGATCTGA